From a region of the Solanum stenotomum isolate F172 chromosome 2, ASM1918654v1, whole genome shotgun sequence genome:
- the LOC125855390 gene encoding PHD finger protein MALE STERILITY 1 encodes MVKKMSTLDLSGSKKRKRNNNERVLFKFKNFGEQGFPTEFIGCNFDQNVKLLLEFAQQENGSIWSFQLEVHRHPPMHVFLFVVEEQVELSLNPHCKHCQYIGWGNNLMCNKKYHFLLPSKDTIGACVEGGGGQKYKYKTDSNNIIGGEIIKSKLNLIEIEGHMMHGVFHSNGFGHLLCVNGSLETPTSSDLPGHSIMDFWDRLCIGLRARKVSLRDISTKKGMDLRLLNTLAYGEPWFGRWGYKFGRGSFGVTQETYQNAINALQNMPLALLAHHHVGIININEILIVLSRYQMLSGHSLVTLCDAFHFMLELKSRIPKENNNLTSCYPGLLVDTTCRWSPKRVEMAIRVVVEALKRAELRWVSRQEVRDAARAYIGDTGLLDFVLKSLGNHIVGKYLVRRCLNPVTKVLEYCLEDISKAFPKQDQGFRVNDSKGKQQYKITWVQLMKDIYFLYNNILKEHKGLMSNYTGVFATIPTASRIILDTKYFLKEYKGVSKGVSEPDSRIETDKSKIYCAIMLATNDGFGVEEKVMTPFECFLMRNDVTFDELKIEVEKTFGDMYLGLRNFTTRSINNLMSPISGIELVFNVMKPGSKIVLGGVIMSNNDDININGGIFEGIKNNIIVDCICGTKDEDGERMICCDICEVWQHTRCVNIPNHEAISDIFLCNKCEQDILQFPSLP; translated from the exons ATGGTGAAGAAGATGTCGACTTTAGATCTGAGCGGATCgaagaaaaggaagagaaaTAATAATGAGAGGGTACTATTTAAGTTCAAGAATTTTGGTGAACAAGGGTTTCCTACAGAGTTTATTGGGTGCAATTTCGACCAAAATGTCAAACTTCTTTTGGAATTTGCACAACAAGAAAATGGGAGTATTTGGTCATTTCAATTGGAAGTTCATAGACATCCACCAATGCATGTGTTCCTATTTGTTGTTGAAGAACAAGTTGAATTGTCACTCAATCCTCATTGCAAACATTGTCAATACATAG GATGGGGCAACAATTTGATGTGCAACAAGAAATACCATTTCCTATTGCCTTCAAAGGACACAATTGGAGCTTGTGTAGAAGGAGGAGGTGgacaaaaatacaaatacaaaacagatagtaataatattattggtggagaaataattaaaagtaaGTTGAATTTGATAGAAATAGAAGGTCATATGATGCATGGTGTGTTTCATTCTAATGGTTTTGGGCATTTGCTTTGTGTCAATGGATCATTGGAGACTCCTACTTCTTCTGACTTGCCTGGCCACTCTATTATGGACTTTTGGGATCGACTTTGCATTGGACTTCGTGCTAG GAAAGTAAGCTTAAGAGATATCTCAACAAAGAAAGGCATGGATCTAAGACTACTCAACACATTAGCCTATGGTGAGCCATGGTTTGGTCGATGGGGTTACAAATTTGGGCGTGGAAGCTTTGGTGTAACACAAGAAACATATCAAAATGCAATTAATGCCTTACAAAACATGCCATTAGCCTTATTAGCACATCATCATGTAGggattataaatataaatgagATATTAATAGTGTTATCAAGGTACCAAATGTTATCTGGTCACTCATTAGTCACACTTTGTGATGCCTTTCATTTCATGTTGGAGCTCAAATCAAGGATTCCAAAGGAAAACAATAATCTTACCTCATGTTATCCAGGGTTATTGGTTGACACCACTTGTAGATGGTCACCTAAACGCGTTGAAATGGCTATTAGGGTTGTTGTGGAAGCCCTAAAAAGGGCTGAATTGCGATGGGTGTCTAGGCAAGAGGTTCGTGATGCTGCTCGTGCTTATATTGGTGATACAGGGTTGCTTGATTTCGTGCTCAAGTCATTAGGGAATCATATTGTTGGGAAGTATTTGGTTCGTCGATGCTTAAATCCAGTAACTAAAGTTTTGGAATATTGTTTAGAGGATATATCTAAAGCATTCCCTAAACAAGATCAAGGTTTTAGGGTTAATGACTCAAAAGGGAAACAACAATACAAAATTACATGGGTGCAACTTATGAAGGACATATACTTCTTGTACAACAATATTCTAAAAGAGCATAAGGGATTAATGTCAAATTACACGGGCGTTTTTGCTACAATTCCAACAGCTTCTAGAATAATCCTAGACACGAAGTACTTCCTCAAGGAATATAAAGGGGTATCTAAAGGGGTATCAGAGCCAGATTCAAGAATTGAAACAGACAAATCCAAGATTTATTGCGCGATTATGTTGGCAACCAATGATGGATTTGGTGTAGAAGAAAAGGTAATGACCCCATTTGAGTGTTTCTTAATGAGAAATGATGTCACATTTGATGAgctaaaaattgaagttgaaaaaactTTTGGGGATATGTATTTGGGATTAAGGAACTTTACCACAAGATCAATTAACAACTTGATGAGCCCAATTAGTGGAATAGAATTGGTGTTTAATGTGATGAAACCAGGAAGCAAGATTGTTTTAGGAGGGGTAATAATGTCAAATAATGATGATATTAATATTAATGGAGGGATATTTGAAGGAATTAAGAATAATATTATTGTGGATTGTATTTGTGGGACTAAAGATGAAGATGGTGAAAGGATGATTTGTTGTGATATTTGTGAAGTTTGGCAACACACTAGATGTGTTAATATACCAAATCATGAAGCAATTTCAGATATATTTCTTTGTAATAAGTGTGAGCAAGATATCTTACAATTTCCTTCATTACCTTAG